Proteins encoded together in one Oceanobacillus iheyensis HTE831 window:
- a CDS encoding D-ribose ABC transporter substrate-binding protein has translation MKKFQIVFIAIIIIFLAACSMESPFVNNDSDDDDNIKIGLSISTMENPFFVTLHDTIVKEAKEQDMDIVTVNAQDDASVEISGIEDLIQQQVDILLINPTDSAAVSSAVQSANAAGIPVITIDRSADEGEVETLITSDNISGGEMAAEFIADTVGENANVVELQGIAGASATRERGEGFHNIAEERLNVLVSQPANFDRTEGLTVMENTLQGYSGIDAVFAHNDEMALGAIEAIKASGEDIVVVGFDGVDDAIAAVEAGELTATIAQQPNLMGEEAIATVKAVLNGNEVDEVIPVPLELKTKE, from the coding sequence ATGAAAAAATTCCAGATTGTATTCATAGCTATAATTATTATTTTTTTAGCAGCATGTTCAATGGAAAGTCCGTTTGTAAATAATGATTCTGATGACGACGATAATATAAAAATTGGTCTGAGTATTTCCACAATGGAAAACCCTTTCTTTGTAACGTTACATGATACTATTGTGAAAGAAGCAAAGGAACAAGATATGGATATAGTAACTGTAAATGCGCAAGATGATGCTTCCGTTGAAATCAGCGGGATAGAAGACTTGATTCAACAACAGGTAGATATACTTCTTATAAACCCAACCGATTCTGCGGCTGTTTCATCAGCGGTACAGTCTGCTAATGCTGCAGGTATTCCTGTTATTACTATTGACCGTTCAGCGGATGAAGGAGAAGTAGAAACATTAATTACTTCGGATAATATATCAGGCGGAGAAATGGCAGCAGAATTTATCGCCGACACAGTGGGAGAGAATGCGAATGTAGTAGAGCTGCAAGGTATTGCGGGAGCTTCAGCTACAAGGGAACGCGGTGAAGGATTCCATAATATTGCTGAAGAACGTCTGAATGTATTAGTATCTCAACCAGCAAATTTTGATCGGACAGAGGGATTAACCGTGATGGAGAATACATTACAAGGTTATAGTGGTATTGATGCTGTATTTGCGCATAACGATGAAATGGCTTTAGGAGCTATTGAAGCTATTAAAGCTTCTGGTGAGGATATTGTTGTTGTTGGTTTTGATGGAGTAGATGATGCTATTGCAGCTGTTGAGGCAGGAGAACTAACTGCAACGATTGCACAACAACCAAACCTAATGGGAGAAGAAGCAATAGCTACAGTTAAAGCCGTATTGAATGGCAACGAAGTGGACGAAGTAATTCCTGTTCCATTAGAGCTAAAAACAAAGGAATAA
- the rbsK gene encoding ribokinase, translated as MVNITVVGSSSIDLVVTAPTRPKAGETIIGDDFQTVPGGKGANQAVAASRLGANVSMIGRVGKDTFGEEILSNLQENKVSVEYVEPVTDVASGTAHITLAEDDNSIIFVKGANDYVTPDYIKKSLDKLINADIVLIQQEIPEETVEFVIETCHTYEVPILLNPAPAREVSNQVIERTTYLTPNEHEFSIMFGNENRSDVLKRYPNKLLITEGKNGVRYFDGEAEIVIPSYEVVPVDTTGAGDTFNASFAIAIAEGRSLEDAIRFANKAASISITKFGAQGGMPTRTEMEE; from the coding sequence ATGGTAAACATAACTGTAGTGGGAAGCTCATCAATAGATTTAGTCGTAACAGCTCCAACAAGACCTAAAGCCGGAGAAACGATTATTGGTGATGATTTTCAAACGGTGCCAGGTGGTAAAGGTGCAAATCAAGCAGTAGCTGCATCTCGATTAGGAGCGAATGTATCTATGATTGGTAGAGTAGGAAAGGATACGTTTGGCGAAGAAATTTTAAGCAATTTACAAGAAAATAAAGTTTCTGTGGAATATGTGGAACCGGTTACCGATGTTGCTTCAGGAACTGCACATATTACGTTAGCAGAAGATGATAATAGCATTATTTTTGTAAAAGGTGCGAATGATTATGTTACACCAGACTATATAAAAAAATCGCTGGATAAGTTGATAAATGCGGACATTGTATTAATTCAACAAGAAATTCCTGAAGAGACGGTAGAGTTTGTAATTGAAACTTGTCATACATACGAAGTTCCAATTTTATTAAATCCAGCTCCTGCAAGAGAAGTGTCCAATCAAGTAATAGAACGTACCACTTATCTTACTCCAAATGAACATGAATTTTCGATTATGTTTGGCAATGAGAATAGAAGCGACGTATTAAAACGCTATCCCAATAAATTATTGATTACCGAGGGGAAAAATGGTGTACGTTACTTTGATGGTGAAGCAGAAATAGTTATTCCTTCTTATGAAGTAGTACCAGTAGATACAACAGGTGCAGGAGATACTTTCAATGCTTCTTTCGCAATAGCGATTGCAGAAGGAAGATCCTTAGAGGATGCAATTCGTTTTGCGAATAAGGCTGCATCGATATCAATTACAAAATTTGGTGCACAAGGCGGGATGCCAACTCGAACAGAGATGGAGGAATAA
- a CDS encoding sugar ABC transporter ATP-binding protein, whose product MKIVMENIHKSFGSNNVLEGVDFSLEPGEIHALMGENGAGKSTLMNILTGLFPSNQGSITIDGVKTQYKDSKESEQAGIAFIRQELNILPQMTVLENLFIGKEMTNSFGFLREKVMKEKAEEVFSRLDFSIPFDKEAGECSVGEQQLIEIAKALMLDAKIIIMDEPTAALTDREIDKLFEIMKELTQQGVALVYISHRMEEIFAICDRITVMRDGISVKTSWIKDTNYNEIVKQMVGRELDERYPERTPTFGKPVLQVNNFSRKGYFNDIKFSVREGEILGVSGLMGAGRTEIMRAIFGIDEVDQGEILLDGKKLTIKDPTDAMKAGLAFITENRKDEGLVLDFSIRENIGLSNLNSFSNKGFIKGKDEKDFVELMIKRLQIKTQTQELPVGNLSGGNQQKVVIAKWVGTSPRVLIMDEPTRGIDVGAKREIYQLMNELTERGLAIIMISSDLPEVLGMSDRIMVIHEGEISGELVREEATQEKIMTYATGGNGHE is encoded by the coding sequence ATGAAGATTGTCATGGAAAATATTCATAAATCTTTTGGCTCCAATAACGTGCTTGAAGGTGTAGATTTTTCACTTGAACCAGGAGAGATTCATGCATTAATGGGGGAGAACGGTGCCGGAAAGTCTACATTAATGAATATTCTTACTGGTCTATTCCCTTCAAATCAAGGTTCAATAACGATAGATGGCGTAAAAACTCAATATAAAGATTCTAAGGAATCGGAGCAAGCAGGAATTGCATTTATTCGACAAGAGTTAAATATTTTGCCACAGATGACAGTATTAGAGAATTTATTTATTGGTAAAGAAATGACTAATTCATTTGGATTTTTACGAGAAAAAGTAATGAAGGAAAAAGCTGAAGAGGTATTTAGTAGATTAGACTTTTCAATTCCATTTGACAAAGAAGCAGGCGAATGCTCTGTTGGGGAACAACAACTAATTGAAATTGCAAAAGCGCTGATGTTAGATGCCAAAATTATTATCATGGATGAACCAACTGCTGCTCTAACGGATAGAGAAATCGATAAGTTATTTGAAATTATGAAAGAGCTTACACAACAAGGTGTTGCATTGGTTTATATTTCGCATCGTATGGAAGAAATTTTTGCGATTTGTGATCGAATTACAGTAATGCGAGATGGGATATCGGTCAAGACTTCGTGGATTAAAGATACAAATTATAACGAGATTGTAAAACAAATGGTAGGAAGAGAATTGGATGAACGTTACCCAGAACGAACGCCAACATTTGGTAAGCCCGTATTACAAGTAAACAATTTTAGTCGTAAAGGTTATTTTAACGATATAAAATTCTCCGTAAGAGAAGGAGAAATACTTGGTGTATCCGGACTGATGGGTGCTGGCCGTACAGAGATTATGCGAGCCATATTTGGAATAGATGAAGTAGATCAAGGAGAAATACTGCTTGATGGAAAGAAACTTACCATTAAAGATCCGACAGATGCGATGAAAGCAGGATTGGCATTTATTACAGAAAATCGGAAAGATGAAGGACTTGTTTTAGACTTTTCGATTAGAGAGAATATTGGATTGTCGAATTTAAACAGTTTCTCTAATAAGGGATTTATCAAAGGTAAAGACGAAAAAGATTTTGTTGAGCTTATGATAAAGCGGTTACAAATTAAAACACAGACCCAAGAGCTGCCTGTAGGAAACTTATCTGGAGGAAATCAGCAAAAGGTTGTTATAGCAAAATGGGTAGGCACATCTCCTAGAGTATTGATCATGGACGAGCCTACCAGAGGAATAGATGTTGGTGCAAAGCGAGAAATTTATCAGTTAATGAATGAATTAACAGAGAGAGGCTTAGCTATCATAATGATTTCTTCTGATTTGCCTGAAGTACTCGGAATGAGTGACCGAATAATGGTTATCCACGAAGGAGAGATTTCAGGAGAATTAGTTAGAGAAGAGGCGACGCAAGAAAAAATAATGACATATGCTACAGGAGGGAATGGACATGAATAA
- a CDS encoding LacI family DNA-binding transcriptional regulator has protein sequence MTVTIKDVAKEAGVSAATVSRVLNNSGYVYEDTRKAVMEAINHLQYKPNEVARSLYKRTSKLIGLVLPDITNPFFPALARGVEDKLQQLGYRVIFGNTDGDATKEMDYIDTFLQHNVVGLIASVDRLHHEVLTNLRVPVVTVDRTTEELPAVYADHKSGGRLAAEKLVRSACEKIVVLRGPQDAKPLYDRFQSATQYLSENNVSFHYLDCQLSFEDGRQKAKELFDQFPDTDGIIACNDLVAAAVLHEAVTRGISVPTDLQVIGYDNITISEIVHPSLTTIHQPTYEMGMKAAEMIIKLISKEKLNTIHEQLPVFIKERNSTVNGGI, from the coding sequence ATGACAGTAACCATCAAAGATGTAGCTAAAGAAGCTGGTGTATCAGCTGCTACAGTCTCTAGAGTACTAAATAATAGTGGGTATGTATATGAAGATACTCGGAAGGCAGTCATGGAAGCGATTAATCATTTGCAATATAAGCCTAATGAAGTGGCGCGATCGTTATATAAACGTACTTCTAAGTTAATTGGGCTTGTACTTCCTGATATTACCAATCCTTTTTTTCCTGCATTAGCAAGAGGGGTGGAAGACAAGCTCCAACAGCTAGGCTATCGCGTTATTTTTGGGAATACGGATGGTGATGCTACAAAGGAAATGGACTATATTGATACATTTTTACAACATAACGTGGTTGGATTAATAGCTTCTGTTGATCGTTTACATCATGAAGTGCTAACTAATTTACGTGTGCCGGTTGTAACAGTCGATCGTACTACCGAAGAGCTTCCTGCAGTGTATGCAGACCATAAATCAGGAGGACGATTAGCTGCAGAAAAATTAGTACGATCGGCTTGTGAAAAAATAGTTGTTTTAAGAGGACCTCAAGACGCAAAACCGTTATATGACCGATTTCAATCAGCGACACAATATTTAAGTGAGAATAATGTTTCCTTCCATTATTTAGATTGTCAGCTATCTTTTGAAGATGGGAGACAGAAAGCAAAAGAACTATTTGATCAATTCCCTGATACAGATGGTATTATTGCTTGTAATGATTTAGTAGCTGCTGCAGTTTTACATGAGGCTGTAACAAGAGGAATTAGCGTACCAACTGATTTACAAGTAATCGGGTACGATAATATAACGATCAGTGAGATTGTTCATCCGAGTCTTACTACCATTCATCAGCCAACGTACGAGATGGGAATGAAAGCAGCAGAAATGATTATAAAACTTATCAGCAAAGAAAAACTAAATACGATACATGAACAATTACCTGTTTTCATAAAAGAAAGAAATTCAACAGTAAATGGAGGAATATAG
- a CDS encoding LacI family DNA-binding transcriptional regulator produces MSVTIKDVAKEANVSPSTVSRVLSDSDKISEKTKRKVRKVMNELGYHINYNARVLVQKSTKTIGIVMKHSATHSWHNPFFPEVLRGISTYCHKLDYSISLTTGESEESIYKEVVKMVHGKRIDGIIVLYSKKDDKVVPFLIEQQVPFVVIGKPMEHTNEIMYVDNDNVQAGKEAAEFLIDLGHEEIGFIGDNPDFQVIQDRMNGFKEALLSNDLFYRDEYIKYVDDNNNRKIVTELFNQEITPTALVISSDIQAIGILKLLHEIGYRVPDDISIVTFNKTFITELSIPSLTTVNTQTYQLGYESSRCLIELINEPEMFKRSVIIPTVIEVNDSHQKVLKV; encoded by the coding sequence GTGTCGGTTACTATAAAAGACGTCGCAAAGGAAGCAAATGTATCGCCTTCTACCGTTTCTCGAGTTCTTTCTGATAGTGATAAGATAAGTGAAAAGACGAAAAGAAAAGTAAGAAAAGTTATGAATGAATTAGGTTATCATATTAATTACAATGCGAGAGTACTTGTTCAAAAATCTACCAAAACAATAGGAATTGTGATGAAACACTCAGCTACTCATTCTTGGCATAATCCATTTTTTCCTGAAGTGTTAAGGGGGATTAGTACCTATTGTCACAAACTAGATTATAGTATTTCTTTAACTACCGGAGAATCAGAGGAATCTATCTATAAAGAGGTAGTGAAGATGGTACACGGAAAACGAATAGACGGCATCATCGTACTTTATTCAAAGAAAGATGATAAAGTTGTACCGTTTTTGATAGAACAACAAGTACCTTTTGTTGTCATTGGGAAGCCAATGGAGCATACAAATGAAATTATGTATGTTGATAATGATAATGTTCAAGCAGGAAAAGAAGCAGCTGAATTTCTTATCGATCTTGGTCATGAAGAAATAGGTTTTATTGGAGATAATCCAGATTTCCAAGTTATTCAAGATAGAATGAATGGATTTAAAGAAGCTTTGTTATCAAACGATTTATTTTATCGTGATGAATACATTAAATACGTAGATGATAATAATAATCGGAAAATCGTTACGGAATTATTTAATCAAGAGATTACTCCAACTGCACTTGTTATTTCTTCTGATATTCAAGCTATTGGTATATTAAAATTATTGCATGAAATAGGTTATCGTGTTCCTGATGATATTAGTATCGTGACATTCAATAAAACGTTTATTACGGAATTATCGATACCATCATTAACAACGGTCAATACGCAAACATATCAATTAGGTTATGAATCATCCAGATGTTTAATAGAGCTAATCAATGAACCCGAAATGTTTAAACGAAGCGTGATTATACCTACAGTCATAGAGGTAAATGATTCACATCAGAAGGTATTAAAAGTGTAA
- a CDS encoding ABC transporter substrate-binding protein: protein MKRNKLFLTKGFIAIMLVAVLIIAGCSSGDENEESADGKTVVDIFQFKVEFKEQFEEIVKQYEEENPDVKIDVQTVGGGNDYAASLKSSFAAGNEPAIFNVGGPTEVEEYRDYLTDLSDTKAAEAALEGTLTGVMEDDKVLGLPYSQEGYGYIYNKEIFEQAGINPEELTTYEALEEAFATIDSQKEDLGLEAVMALPAKELWVMGNHLANTYIAPDFNNDIMEAYEASTIPFSKADELQRMLDLQNEYSVQPVLSLDYSQQVEQLFSTGKVAVIQQGNWIYPTVEQMDAEFAENNIGMIPIPVDGMEGQLPVGVPQYWVVNSQKGEEVQQAAKDFLDWLYTSDAGKDFVLDEFKFIPAYEGYDTERIADPLSQEVYRYSQEGDTIGWVFMASPVGWQEDTMAVNMQRYLSGDISWEEVIEQSAADWENARQ, encoded by the coding sequence ATGAAAAGAAACAAATTGTTTCTTACAAAAGGGTTTATTGCAATTATGTTAGTTGCTGTACTTATTATTGCTGGTTGTTCTTCTGGTGATGAAAATGAAGAATCAGCAGATGGAAAAACGGTAGTAGATATTTTCCAGTTTAAAGTAGAATTTAAAGAACAATTTGAAGAAATTGTTAAACAATATGAAGAAGAAAACCCAGACGTGAAAATTGATGTACAAACAGTAGGTGGAGGTAATGATTATGCTGCTTCACTTAAATCTTCATTTGCTGCGGGTAACGAACCTGCCATTTTCAATGTTGGGGGACCAACGGAAGTAGAAGAATATCGTGACTATTTAACAGATCTTTCTGATACAAAAGCGGCCGAAGCAGCATTAGAAGGCACATTAACAGGTGTAATGGAAGATGATAAAGTATTAGGATTACCATATAGCCAAGAAGGTTATGGATATATTTATAATAAAGAAATTTTTGAACAAGCTGGTATTAATCCAGAAGAACTTACTACTTATGAAGCTTTAGAGGAAGCATTTGCTACAATTGATAGCCAAAAAGAAGATCTAGGACTTGAAGCAGTAATGGCATTACCTGCCAAAGAGTTGTGGGTAATGGGGAATCACTTAGCAAATACGTATATTGCTCCAGATTTTAATAATGACATCATGGAAGCATATGAAGCTTCAACAATTCCTTTCTCTAAAGCGGATGAATTACAACGTATGCTAGATTTACAGAATGAATATTCAGTACAACCTGTACTGAGCTTAGATTATTCTCAACAAGTAGAACAATTATTCTCTACAGGTAAAGTAGCTGTTATTCAACAAGGTAATTGGATTTATCCAACTGTCGAGCAAATGGATGCAGAATTTGCCGAAAACAATATCGGAATGATTCCAATTCCTGTTGATGGCATGGAAGGCCAATTACCAGTAGGTGTTCCTCAGTATTGGGTAGTAAATAGTCAAAAAGGTGAAGAAGTACAACAAGCTGCAAAAGATTTTCTGGACTGGTTATATACATCTGACGCTGGTAAAGACTTCGTACTAGATGAATTTAAATTTATCCCAGCATATGAAGGTTATGATACAGAACGTATTGCAGATCCTCTTTCTCAAGAAGTTTATCGTTATTCTCAAGAAGGTGACACTATTGGGTGGGTCTTTATGGCATCGCCTGTAGGTTGGCAAGAAGATACGATGGCAGTAAATATGCAACGTTATTTAAGTGGCGACATTTCATGGGAAGAAGTAATTGAGCAATCAGCTGCAGATTGGGAAAACGCTAGACAGTAA
- the rbsD gene encoding D-ribose pyranase, which yields MKKKGMLNSEISKVLSDLGHTDQIVIADAGLPVPEGVTKIDVALTPGTPSFLDVLKAVKADMVIEGVTLAREIKVDNTENHKQIQEVINDIPITYVTHEQFKALSKQAKAIIRTGEITPYANCILQSGVFF from the coding sequence ATGAAGAAAAAAGGTATGTTAAACAGCGAAATATCAAAAGTTTTATCAGATTTGGGACATACCGATCAAATTGTTATTGCCGATGCAGGCTTACCTGTTCCAGAAGGGGTTACAAAGATTGATGTAGCTTTGACCCCTGGTACTCCATCTTTTCTCGACGTACTAAAGGCAGTAAAAGCGGATATGGTCATTGAAGGAGTAACATTAGCTCGTGAGATAAAAGTAGATAATACAGAAAATCACAAGCAAATACAGGAAGTGATCAACGATATACCAATAACGTATGTAACCCATGAACAATTTAAAGCGTTAAGTAAACAAGCAAAAGCAATTATACGTACGGGAGAAATAACTCCTTACGCAAATTGCATATTACAATCGGGTGTTTTTTTCTGA
- the tnpA gene encoding IS200/IS605-like element ISOih2 family transposase, with protein MKDKNSLAHTQWRCKYHLVFAPKYRRQIIYGKYKKSIGEIIRELCERKDVEIHEANACRDHVHMLVSIPPKLSVSQFMGYLKGKSSLMIFDRHANLKYRYGNRKFWCRGYFVDTVGRNKNQIQEYIRNQLKEDYMSDQLTLFEEFDPFTGKKNKKK; from the coding sequence ATGAAGGACAAGAATAGTTTAGCACACACGCAATGGAGATGTAAGTATCATTTAGTTTTTGCCCCAAAATATAGAAGACAAATTATCTATGGAAAATATAAAAAGAGTATAGGAGAAATTATTAGAGAACTCTGCGAAAGAAAAGATGTTGAAATACACGAAGCAAATGCATGCAGAGACCACGTCCATATGTTGGTGAGTATACCACCAAAACTGAGTGTATCTCAATTTATGGGTTACTTAAAAGGAAAAAGTAGTTTAATGATCTTTGACCGTCACGCTAACTTAAAGTATAGATATGGCAATCGAAAGTTCTGGTGTCGAGGCTACTTTGTAGATACGGTGGGAAGGAATAAAAATCAAATCCAAGAATATATACGAAATCAGCTTAAAGAGGATTATATGAGTGATCAGTTAACTTTATTTGAAGAATTTGATCCGTTCACCGGAAAGAAAAATAAAAAGAAATAA
- a CDS encoding ABC transporter permease subunit: MASMWQKVIPLIALVLLIITVTIMNPAFLDPANIMNLLRQISINGLIAFGMTFVILTGGIDLSVGSILALSSALAAIMMTSGIDPILAVIIGVLLGAVFGALNGILVSKGNLAPFIVTLATMTIFRGLTLVFTDGKPITGLGDSYAFQLFGKGYFLGIPVPAVTMIIAFVILWFLLHKMSFGRKTYAIGGNEKAAKISGIKVDRVKIFIYSISGMMAALAGMILTSRLNSAQPTAGTSYEMDAIAAVVLGGTSLAGGKGRIAGTFIGVLIIGILNNGMNLLGISSFYQQVVKGVVILIAVLLDRKKS, encoded by the coding sequence ATGGCTTCGATGTGGCAAAAAGTAATCCCGTTAATAGCTTTAGTATTGCTAATAATCACTGTTACGATCATGAACCCGGCATTTTTAGATCCAGCTAATATTATGAATCTACTAAGACAAATTTCCATTAATGGATTAATTGCTTTTGGTATGACTTTTGTAATTCTAACAGGTGGAATTGATTTATCGGTAGGATCTATTCTTGCATTGTCTAGTGCTTTAGCTGCAATAATGATGACATCGGGCATTGATCCAATTTTAGCAGTAATTATAGGTGTATTATTAGGTGCAGTATTTGGTGCATTGAATGGTATTTTGGTTTCAAAAGGTAACTTAGCACCGTTTATCGTTACATTAGCAACAATGACGATATTTAGAGGGTTAACATTAGTATTTACAGATGGAAAACCGATAACTGGATTAGGAGACTCCTATGCTTTTCAATTATTTGGTAAAGGATACTTTTTAGGAATACCAGTACCAGCAGTAACGATGATCATTGCATTTGTAATTCTTTGGTTTTTACTTCATAAAATGTCATTTGGGCGTAAAACATATGCAATCGGCGGAAATGAGAAGGCGGCAAAAATTTCAGGTATAAAAGTAGATCGTGTCAAAATCTTTATTTATTCTATTAGTGGAATGATGGCAGCTCTAGCAGGAATGATTCTTACTTCCCGCCTTAATTCTGCTCAACCAACTGCAGGTACTTCTTATGAAATGGATGCTATTGCGGCAGTAGTTCTAGGTGGTACAAGCCTTGCTGGCGGGAAAGGTCGTATAGCAGGTACGTTTATCGGAGTATTAATTATCGGTATTTTAAATAATGGAATGAACTTACTTGGAATTTCCTCTTTCTATCAACAAGTAGTAAAAGGTGTTGTTATCTTAATCGCAGTGCTACTAGATCGTAAAAAATCCTAA
- a CDS encoding carbohydrate ABC transporter permease, whose translation MKAKKRNRILLLILGLILMLLWLSPFYLMFVNAFKTKNDIFTNILGFPTEWTFDNFIQAFIDLDFANSLFNSILISLLSVGIIIIFSSMAGYALARNTSKLSAFLFMIFVAAMLIPFQSVMIPLVSIFGQVEMLNRWGLIFMYLGFGSSLSIFLYHGAMTGISKSLDEAATIDGANKWQLFWKIIFPMLKPISVTVMILNLIWIWNDYLLPSLVLSANEATIPLKMFFFFGQYTKQWHLALAGLTIAIIPVIIIYFIAQKHIIKGVSDGAVKVIPRNK comes from the coding sequence ATGAAAGCGAAAAAAAGAAATAGAATATTATTACTGATTCTAGGTCTAATCCTCATGTTATTGTGGTTATCTCCATTCTACTTAATGTTTGTTAATGCATTTAAAACGAAGAATGATATTTTTACGAATATCTTAGGGTTTCCTACAGAATGGACATTTGACAATTTTATTCAAGCTTTTATAGATTTAGATTTTGCAAACTCACTATTTAACTCCATACTTATTAGTTTATTAAGTGTCGGAATTATAATAATCTTTTCTTCAATGGCTGGTTACGCACTTGCTAGGAATACAAGTAAATTAAGTGCGTTCTTGTTTATGATTTTTGTAGCTGCAATGTTAATTCCATTCCAGTCTGTTATGATTCCACTTGTATCTATCTTTGGTCAAGTTGAAATGCTAAATCGTTGGGGATTAATATTTATGTATCTTGGATTTGGTTCTAGTCTGTCCATTTTCTTATATCATGGTGCGATGACGGGAATCTCTAAATCATTAGATGAAGCAGCTACCATTGATGGAGCGAACAAGTGGCAATTATTTTGGAAGATTATTTTCCCAATGTTAAAGCCAATATCTGTTACTGTAATGATCTTGAACTTAATTTGGATTTGGAATGACTATCTTTTGCCATCTCTCGTATTAAGTGCGAATGAAGCAACTATTCCATTGAAAATGTTCTTCTTCTTTGGACAATATACGAAACAATGGCATTTAGCATTAGCTGGTCTTACTATAGCAATAATTCCAGTCATTATAATTTACTTTATTGCACAGAAACATATTATTAAAGGAGTATCAGATGGAGCTGTTAAGGTAATCCCTAGAAATAAATGA
- a CDS encoding carbohydrate ABC transporter permease, whose product MKNRSLSFWLFMTPTLVALGLVVFVPFIYGFVYSFTDWNGLQANSFLGFENYIRLFQEEHFLNAIWFTIKFAVVSIVLVNVIGLGLALLVTQKLKTSNLFRTVFFMPNLIGGLILGFIWQFIFVSAFNSAGQLLGLEFLQGWLSDATTGFWGLVILNAWQYGGYIMIIYIAYLEAVPQELMEASEIDGANPFQRFWKVTFPLVAPAFTISMFLTLSNAFKMYDQNLALTGGGPFKSTEMIAMDIYNTAFSDYDMAFAQAKAVIFFILVAAVALTQVYYNKKREVDL is encoded by the coding sequence ATGAAAAATAGAAGTCTATCTTTCTGGTTATTTATGACTCCGACATTAGTTGCTCTAGGGTTGGTAGTGTTTGTACCATTTATTTATGGATTTGTTTACTCCTTTACCGATTGGAACGGATTACAAGCAAATAGTTTTCTAGGCTTTGAAAACTATATCCGTCTATTTCAGGAAGAACACTTTTTAAATGCAATTTGGTTTACAATTAAGTTCGCAGTTGTATCTATTGTTCTTGTAAATGTCATCGGTTTAGGGCTTGCATTATTAGTTACACAAAAGTTAAAGACGAGTAATTTATTTAGAACAGTATTCTTTATGCCTAATTTAATAGGTGGCTTGATTTTAGGTTTTATCTGGCAGTTTATTTTTGTAAGTGCATTCAATAGTGCTGGACAATTACTAGGACTGGAATTTTTGCAAGGATGGCTTTCTGATGCTACCACTGGTTTCTGGGGGTTAGTTATTTTAAATGCGTGGCAATATGGCGGCTATATTATGATTATATACATTGCCTATCTTGAAGCAGTTCCACAAGAATTAATGGAAGCATCTGAAATTGATGGAGCAAATCCTTTTCAACGATTTTGGAAGGTTACATTTCCATTAGTGGCACCTGCATTTACGATCAGTATGTTTTTAACATTGTCTAACGCATTCAAAATGTACGATCAAAACCTCGCATTAACCGGAGGAGGACCCTTCAAATCAACGGAAATGATTGCAATGGATATTTATAATACTGCTTTTAGTGATTATGATATGGCATTTGCTCAAGCAAAAGCTGTTATATTTTTTATACTAGTGGCAGCTGTAGCTTTGACACAAGTGTATTATAATAAGAAGAGGGAGGTTGACCTATAA